AGGGCGTAACCGTATCGACACAGCGTCCGCACAAATAGCTTCACGTCTTCCGCAGCTTGGCCACTTCATCAGCCAGCAGCTTAAGGATCGCCGGACGATGCGCCTCGTCCTTGCTCTCGAGCAACTTTCGATACAGGGCGATATTCTGCTCGATGACAAACTTGTCCAGATCCGACGGGCCCGCTTGAACACGCTTCCGAACTGATTCCACTCGTCCGCCCGCTCTTGATCTGCGTCAATGGTTGGAGGCCGAATTTCATGTCTTCTGAAAATAAATCAATAGCCCAAAGCGACTATCCGTTTTCATGCAATCCGATTTTCAGAACGTGCCGAACGTCGTGCGGATGACATCGCAAAAGCAGGCACCAGGGGCCTTTGTGAAAAGCAAGATTGCCACGTTTGAGAGATTGAAATCGCTTCCTGCGAGCGTCTCAATTCTTGACGCTTCCGGAACGATTGTGGCGGTCAATGACACATGGAAGCAATTCGGCCAACAAAACGGATTGCGCATTCCCAATTCCGGCATTGGCTCGAACTACCTGCAACATTGCCCATCCGACTTACCCCGCTCACGTCGGTTCCTGGGTGAGCTGAAAGCATTGCTCGCGGGTCAGCTTGATCTTTTGACGTATATTTATCCGTGTCACTCGCCGACACGGGCACGATGGTTCTCCCTCATCGGGTTACCGCTCTCGCTCAACAAGCCTGCCGGCGTGGCCCTGGTGCACGTCAACCTCACAGAGATGCTTCCGCTTCCGGGCGGCACGCGACGGGCGCAAGCCAAGGAGGACCGGAAGGGGCGAATTCGCCCGGGCGCCAATATTGACGCGATCGGCGGCGCCCTGGAGCGCTCCGTGCTGGAAACGCTCTCATCACAACTGAATACAATGTTCGTCGACGATACCGCCTCGCGCGAGAAGGATGCGGCGCAAGAGAAAGACGACGAGATGACCCTCGTTCGCACCCGATTGAGCAAACGGCAGATGCAGGTCCTGCGTCTGCTGGGCGAAGGCAAGACCAACAAGGAGATGGCGAAGGCGCTGCTGCTTTCACCCAACACCATCAAGCTGCACGTATCGGCGATCCTGCAAGCCTTGAATCTCAGGAGCCGCACCCAGGCAGCTCTTCTTTCGTCAAAGCTGTTGCAAGATCCCGGCACTGAGATCAGAGCGCGAGCGGTATCTGGAGATTAGACCGTTCCGGTTTCTCGAAACCGGATTCACGCTGAACACTGAGAGATGAACTAGTCGCTTCGGGCTATTGCCGGGCTTGCCGAACTCCAGCATGTCCTTGCTGGACCTTCTCTCCAGGAAACTGGAGGGGAGGGAGGCGCGCGCGTCATGTGCCACAGCCATCGCTATTCTGCGCATTAGATTGGAACGAATCCAGTGCCCCGGAAAATCAGCATCCGCCGCGATACGTGGTACGTCGCCTTTCGCCATCCAAACGGACTGCCGGAAGCGTATGCGCGAGCATCACGCACCTTCGCGACCGAGCTCGAGGCAAAACAATTCGCTGCGGAGCGGCTGGTCGATGGTTGTGACGACGTCACTGCTGGAACACTCAATCCCCATCAACCAAAACGAATCATCGGCTCCTCGCAACTGCCGCGCTGGCTCGGAATTGACAAATGACGCCTGGAGCTCTTTTGACATTCCGCCCGACGGCAACCATTTTCGACAGCGCCGAGACTGTCGGATTCCTGCGTCGATTCTCGGAAGTGATCGCTGTCGGTCAAAACGCCGTTCGTCTGGATAACGCCGCTGCGCTGATCGAATCGTTGATCGATCGCTTGGCGCAGACGGAGCAATTGCTCCTGGAAGAAAAGAATGAAAGCGCGACGAATATCGAATCGCACAAAGCGGCCGAGACCGCCGGCGGTCAATTGAAATCCCGGGTAATCACGCTCGAAGCCGAGCTGGCTGAGAACATGCGGCAATCGGCGATCGACCGGTCGTCCTTCCTTGAGGAAGTGCGATGCTTGTCAGCTCTCGTCGGAAGATCGGAAGCAGCTTTGTCGGAAGCCACCGCCGAGCTTGCGCATTTGCGATCCAGTCTTGCGGCGATCGGGGAGTCGCTCGTTCTCGTTCCGATCGCGTCGCTGCGGGCGGCGCGCGCGCAATTTGAATCCCTGGCCGTCGGATTTGCAGAAAACGGCGACCTGATCTCGCAGGCAATGTGCGGGGTCGGCGGATGCCTGATCGATCGAGCCCTCACAGATGGAATGCCGGCATCGACGCGCGCCTCTTCTGACTATCCAAACCTCCCGGAATTCATCACCGATAGATGAGACGACCGCGGCCGCCATTTTATGATCGTCGAAAGCCATGACTCGCGCATTCAGGAAAATCTTCGCAATCATAATTCTGTCGTGGAGCTTTTCCGCGATCGCGGATGCGGGGCCGTTCGAAGATGCTGGCGCTGCGTATGATGGCGGTGACTACGCGACGGCGCTGCGTCTCTATCGTCAGATGGCCGACCAGGGAAACGGCAACGCTCAGTTCAGTCTCGGCACCATTTACGAGAAAGGCCGGGGCGTAGCGCAGGATGACGCTGAGGCAGCAAAGTGGTACCGCCTCGCTGCGGACCAGGGCCATCCGACAGCCCAGTTCAATCTCGGGATCATGTACGACAACGGTCGCGGCGTGGCGCAGAACAAGGTTCTCGCACATGCATGGTTCAGCCTGTCGGTTGCACAGGGCAACCAGGAGGCGGCAAGAACTCGCGACATACTCGCCAGGCGCATGACCCCAACGCAGTTGGCCCAAGCGCAGAAGCTCGCGCGCGAGTGGAAGCCCGAGCAGCAACCCCATCGTCGTTGAAGGCGAACCACGCCTCGTCAATCCACCCCTTGGGTCAGGCTTGTCACTCTCGTTGACGAGGTACCATCACCTCGCCAGCGCCTGCCACCGTTCCGCCGCCGCGATCGCCGGCGCCCACAGTTGATCGGCGGGCTGGCCGCGATGCAGCGCCTTGCCGATTTCGCAGATCGCGAGGAACGCGCCCGATCGCGCCTCCTCGAATTCCAGCGGCGCTTCGCCGCCGCCCTGCACCAGCCCGACCAGTCCATTCAGGATCGGCAGCGCGATCTGCGCCGGCTCGCCCTCGGCGGCCTTCAGGGCTTCGATGACTTTGGCGGCTTTCTCGGAATCGGTCATGTTCATCAGCCTGCCCCCCGCAGCATCACCATTTGCACATGCTTCCGGTTCGCACGGCGATCCACGTCATATCCCGCCGGGTCAAAAAAATCGACGCTGTCTTTTTTTCTGCAAATTTCTGCCGCTATCGGCAGACTAAATCCGCGGCGTTGTTGGTGCCCGAGAATTTGTATCTCGTATTTCGGGGGAAGAAATGAAGACGGACCGCGTTCGCTTGCGTGAAGACTCCCTGTCGCCGGAAGACGCGACGGGACCGGATCTCGAGGCCTTGAAGATAGCCAAGGCCAAACAGGACATATCCCACCAGGAATTGGACAAGTGGATCGCGGCCGCGATCGCCGAACTGAGCGATCGTGAACGCGCCGCCTGACAAATCGCGTCCGCTGGCCCGCGCATGATCCTCGATCGGTGAACGCCGGAACGGCCGGCGTCCGGCCGCCTCACCCCTTACCTTCAAGCACCTGCAACACCTTCGGCGGCGACATCGGCAAACTGTAAAAGCGTTTGCCGAGCGCGTTGTGGATGGCGTTGGCGACTGCGGCCATCACCGGGACCAGCGGCACTTCGCCAACGCCCTTGACGCCTTGCGGATGCTTCGGGTTCGGCACTTCGACCATCACTGTATCCAGCATCGGAAGATCCGAGCAGACCGGCATGCGGTAGTCGAGGAAGCCGGGGTTATCGACCTTGCCATCCCTGTTGTAGATGTACTCTTCGTTGAGCGCCCAGCCGATGCCCTGGGCGACGCCGCCCTGCATCTGGCCCTCGACATAGCTCGGATGGATGGCGCGGCCGACGTCCTGCACCGCAGTGTAGCGGATCACGCGCACGATGCCGAGTTCGACATCGACCTCGACATCGCAGATGTGGGTGCCGAAGCCGCCTTCGGCGCCCTCGGTGTTGAGCTGCACGCCGGCGCCGATCGGCCCGCCCATCTGCGGCGCCTTTTCCGCAAGCTGGGCCAGCGTCAGCGGCTCGAACTGGCCGGCGTTGGGGCTCGCCGGATGTGCCGCGCCGTTTTCCCATTTCACCGCTTCCGGATCGATCTCCCAGATCTTTGCGGCGCGCTCGCGCAAGGTAGCGATGATCTTTTCGGTCGACTGCGTCACCACCATCGCGGAGGCAAACAACACGCGGCTGCCGCCGGTGAGGTTGGAGAAGCCGACGGTGGCGGTGTCGCCGATCAAGACCGAGACGCGGCGGTAGTCGATGCCGAGCAGTTCGGCGCAGATGTTGGCGATCGCCGCCCGCGAGCCGCCGATATCGGGATGGCCCGTGGTGACCACGACGTTGCCGTCCTCGGTGATGTTGACTTGCGCGCTGGATTCACCGCCGGCGTTGAACCAGAAACCGGAAGCTACGCCGCGGCCCTGATACTTGCCGAGCGGTGCGGTGTAGTGCGGATGCGCCTTCGCCGCCTGCAGCGTCTCGACATAGCCGATGCGCGGGAATACCGGGCCGTGCGCGGCCTTGGTGCCCTGCCTGGCGGCGTTCTTCAGCCGCAGCTCCAGGGGATCCATCTTCAGCGCCTCGGCGAGCTCGTCGAGCACGCACTCCACCGCGTACGCCCCGATCGGCGCGCCGGGCGCGCGATAGGCGGCCACCTTGGAGCGGTTGGAGACGACGTCGAAGCCGACCGACAGCACGTTCGGGATGTCGTAGGGCGAGAAGCTGCAGCCGACCGCGCCGCGGATCGGCGAGCCCGGCAGCCCGCCGGCCTGCAGATAGAAGGTGCCTTGCGCCGCGACGATGGTGCCGTCCTTTTTGGCGCCGATCTTCACCGTGCTCTTGGAGCCCGACGTCGGCCCGGTCGACCGCATCACTTCCTCGCGGGTCATCACCATCTTCACCGGCCGGCCGGATTTTTTCGCCAGCAAGGTCGCGAGCGGCTCGAGATAGACGATGGTCTTGCCGCCGAAGCCGCCGCCGATTTCGGCGGGAATGGCACGGATGTCGCTCTGGGGAATGCCGGACAGATGCGCGGTCATCGCGCGCACCATGAACTGGCCCTGGCTCGAGCTCCAGATCGTGGTCTTGTTGTCGGCGGCGACGCTGACGAGGCAGGCGTGCGGCTCGATATAGCCCTGATGCACCGGGCGGGTGGCGAAGCTGCGCTCGACCACCACTTCGGCCTGCTTGAAGCCTTCGGCGATCTCGCCCTTCTTGATTTCCATTCGGCCGGC
The genomic region above belongs to Bradyrhizobium sediminis and contains:
- a CDS encoding tetratricopeptide repeat protein, whose product is MTRAFRKIFAIIILSWSFSAIADAGPFEDAGAAYDGGDYATALRLYRQMADQGNGNAQFSLGTIYEKGRGVAQDDAEAAKWYRLAADQGHPTAQFNLGIMYDNGRGVAQNKVLAHAWFSLSVAQGNQEAARTRDILARRMTPTQLAQAQKLAREWKPEQQPHRR
- a CDS encoding xanthine dehydrogenase family protein molybdopterin-binding subunit is translated as MNVIANNKWIGQRTIRPDGVDKVTGRAGYAADTTMPGMIWGKILRSPHPHARIRGINTAKAEALPGVKAVVTARDIVDFPVDKSVMLGIQDMRWMCRNVMAREKALFPGHPVAAVAATSEAIAARACELIEVDYEVLPWSIEIDDAILPDAPILHDFIKFEGKPSNIAGRMEIKKGEIAEGFKQAEVVVERSFATRPVHQGYIEPHACLVSVAADNKTTIWSSSQGQFMVRAMTAHLSGIPQSDIRAIPAEIGGGFGGKTIVYLEPLATLLAKKSGRPVKMVMTREEVMRSTGPTSGSKSTVKIGAKKDGTIVAAQGTFYLQAGGLPGSPIRGAVGCSFSPYDIPNVLSVGFDVVSNRSKVAAYRAPGAPIGAYAVECVLDELAEALKMDPLELRLKNAARQGTKAAHGPVFPRIGYVETLQAAKAHPHYTAPLGKYQGRGVASGFWFNAGGESSAQVNITEDGNVVVTTGHPDIGGSRAAIANICAELLGIDYRRVSVLIGDTATVGFSNLTGGSRVLFASAMVVTQSTEKIIATLRERAAKIWEIDPEAVKWENGAAHPASPNAGQFEPLTLAQLAEKAPQMGGPIGAGVQLNTEGAEGGFGTHICDVEVDVELGIVRVIRYTAVQDVGRAIHPSYVEGQMQGGVAQGIGWALNEEYIYNRDGKVDNPGFLDYRMPVCSDLPMLDTVMVEVPNPKHPQGVKGVGEVPLVPVMAAVANAIHNALGKRFYSLPMSPPKVLQVLEGKG
- a CDS encoding response regulator transcription factor; this translates as MQSDFQNVPNVVRMTSQKQAPGAFVKSKIATFERLKSLPASVSILDASGTIVAVNDTWKQFGQQNGLRIPNSGIGSNYLQHCPSDLPRSRRFLGELKALLAGQLDLLTYIYPCHSPTRARWFSLIGLPLSLNKPAGVALVHVNLTEMLPLPGGTRRAQAKEDRKGRIRPGANIDAIGGALERSVLETLSSQLNTMFVDDTASREKDAAQEKDDEMTLVRTRLSKRQMQVLRLLGEGKTNKEMAKALLLSPNTIKLHVSAILQALNLRSRTQAALLSSKLLQDPGTEIRARAVSGD